GGCTGAGCAGGTCGCCGCGCTCGTACGGCAGCAGGACGTCGACACGGCGCTCCGGCTTCGGCAGCTCGTCGGCGATGAGCTGGAGCAGCTCGGGCAGGCCCGCGCCGGTGCGCGCCGACACCGCGATCGCGTACTTCTCGTGGCGCATGAGCCGATCGATGACGTCGGGGTCGGCGACATCGGCCTTGTTGATGACGATGATCTCCTTGACGTCGCTCGCATCGACGTCGGCGAGCACCTCGCGCACCGCGGAGATCTGAGATTCGGGGTCGGGGTGCGAACCGTCGACCACGTGCAGGAGCAGGTCGGCGTCCGCGACCTCCTCGAGCGTCGAACGGAACGCCTCGACGAGCTGGTGCGGCAGGTCGCGCACGAACCCGACGGTGTCGGCGAGGGTGTAGGCCCGCCCGTCAGCCGTCTCGGCGCGACGCACCGTCGGATCGAGCGTCGCGAACAGCTGGTTCTGCACGAGCACGCCCGCGTTGGTGAGGCGGTTGAGGATCGAGCTCTTGCCGGCGTTCGTGTACCCCGCGATGGCGACGCTCGGCACGTTGTTGTGACGTCGGCCGCTGCGCTTGGTGTCGCGCGTCGTCTTCATCTCGGCGATCTCGCGGCGCAGCTTCGCCATGCGCGTGTTGATGCGACGACGGTCGAGTTCGATCTTCGTCTCACCCGGACCGCGCGAGCCCATGCCCTGACCGCCCGCGGCCTGACCGCCGGCCTGGCGCGACATCGACTCACCCCAACCGCGAAGACGCGGCAGCAGGTACTGCATCTGGGCGAGCTCGACCTGGGCCTTGCCCTCCTTGCTCTTCGCGTGCTGGGCGAAGATGTCGAGGATGAGCGCGGTGCGGTCGATGACCTTGACCTTGACGACGTCCTCGAGCGCGCGTCGCTGGCTGGGCGCCAGCTCGCCGTCGGCGATGACGGTGTCGGCGCCCTCGGCGATGACGATCTCCTTGAGTTCCTCGGCCTTGCCCTTGCCGAGCCACGTGCCGGGGTCGGGTCGCAGCCGGCGCTGCACGACGCCGGCGAGCACCTCGGAACCGGCCGTCTCGGCGAGCGCGGCGAGCTCGCGCAGCGAGTTCTCCGCGTCCTCGGCGCTGCCCTCGCTCCAGACGCCCGCGAGGACGACCTTCTCCAGGCGCAGCTGGCGATACTCGACCTCGGAGACGTCCTCCAGCTCGGTCGACAGACCGTGGACACGTCGAAGCGCCGCGCGTTCTTCGCGCTCGAACTGGTCGCCGTCATAGGCGTCGACGACGAAGCCGCGCTCGTCGTAGGTGGGGGACGCGTCGTCACTGTCGGCGAGAGCCTGGGCTCGGCGGGACAGGAAGTCGGCGGGGTTGCGCTCGTTCAGGGCTGGATCCTCACGTCGAAGGTCGTCGTTCGTTGCGGTGCGGTTCATTGTCTCGCAAGCGAGAGCCGCACCAGCATCGTCGCAGGAGAGAACGTCCGGGGCCACCGATTTAGTCCCGTCGCGCAGGAGGCAGCGGCCGGTCGTCGGGGCTGATCGCCTCGGGTGGCTGCCTGGTTGCGGCTTCCGGATGCCCCACGGACACGCCGTAGGCTGGGCCCTGATGAACGACCACTACTTCAGCGCCGAGCCCGCCTCCGCCGACGAGCGTCGCACCCTCACGCTCCGCCTCGCCGACCGCGCGGTCTCGATGACGACAGCACCCGGCGTCTTCTGCCCCGATCGCCTCGACGCCGGTACCGCCGTCCTGCTTAACCACGCTCCGACGCCGCCGCCGAGCGGGACGTTCCTCGACGTCGGTTGCGGGTGGGGCCCGATCACGACGACGCTCGCGCTGCGCTCCCCGTCAGCGCAGGTCTGGGGCGTCGACGTCAACCGTCGTGCGCTCGACCTGTGTGCCGACAACGTTGCGGCGCAGGGGTGTTCGAACGTCACCGTCGCGCAGCCGTCGCAGGTGCCGGACGACGTCCGGTTCGACCTCATCTGGTCGAACCCGCCGATCCGGGTCGGAAAGAAGGTGCTGCACGAGCTGTTGCTGACATGGCTGCCGCGCCTCGTCGTCGGCGGGCACGCCTTTCTCGTCGTGCAGCGCAACCTCGGCTCGGACTCGCTGCAGAAGTGGCTCGCCGAGCAGCTCGGCTCGTCGTATGCGATCGAGCGGCTGACGAGCGTCAAGGGATTCCGCATCCTCGCGATCGAACGCCTCGACGACGGCGGGCCGCTGCCGCTGCCGGCGTCCGACGACGTCACCCGCAGCAGCGACGCCTGACGCGAGCGGTCACAGAGGCAGCCTCACAGCTGCGACAGGTCGATCTCGCCGTCGGCGACGAGCACGGCGGGGCCGGACAGCGCGACCTCGGTGCCCTTGATGTGCACGCCGAGCGTGCCCCCGAGCACGTCGACGCGCCAGTCGACCTGATCGGCCGGCTGGCCGCCCCACCACCACGTCGCGAGCGCCGCGGCAGCCGCGCCGGTGCCGCATGAGCGGGTCTCCCCCGAGCCGCGCTCGTGGACGCGCATGCCGATGTGCGCGTGCTCGATGGCGTGGACGAACTCGACGTTCGAGCCCTGCTCGGGGTGCGGGTCGATGTGCGGAGCGTCGCTCAGGTCCAGGGCCGACAGGTGCACCGACGGCGGCAGCGCGACGACGGTGTGCGGGTTGCCGAGGTCGAGGCTCAGGGCGGGCAGCGGGTCCGGTGACCCGTGAACCTGGACGACCGAGTCCATCCCCCGCCGCTCGGCCTCCTCTGCGCGGGCGAGGCGCCACTGGCCGAGGTCGACGGCCCAGCCGTGCGGCACGGCCACCATCTCCTTGAGCCCGGCACGCGTCGCGATCACGAACGGCGCCCCCTCGTCACCGCTCACGAGACCGCGGGAACGCAGGTACTCGGCGAAGACGCGCGTGCCGTTGCCGCACATCTCGGCCAGCGAGCCGTCAGCGTTGCGGTAGTCCATGAACCACGTCGCCTGCGGCGCGAGATGGGCGACCTCGGGCACGTTCGCCGTGCGCACGACACGGATGACGCCGTCGGCGCCGATGCCGGCGTGGCGGTGGCACAGGTAGGCGACCTGCTCGGGCGTCAGGTCGAGCTCGCCGGATTCGTCGGGAACGAGGACGAAGTCGTTCTGCGTGCCGTGGCCCTTGGTGAAGTGGATGCGCGTCACGCGCTCATCGTGTCACACCGCGTCGGCGTCAGGTTTCGCCACCGCGCCGTGCCGCTCCGGCGCGTAGGCGACGATCTCCGCGAGCGTACGACCGAGCAGATCGGGAGCGTCGAACGGCAGCCACACCGGCCGCGGATCGGGCCGGAACCAGGCGCGCTGACGGCGCGCGAACTGGCGCGTCGCGATGGCCGTCTCGGCCTTCGCTGCGGCCTCGTCGAGGTCGCCGTCGAGCTGTCGCAGCGCCTGGCTGTAACCGATCGCGCGGCTCGCCGTGCGGCCCTGACGCAGGCCGCGGGCGTCGAGGGCGCGCACCTCGTCGAGCATTCCGGCGGCCCACATGAGGTCGACGCGGCGTTCGATGCGGGCAACGAGGACGTCTGGGTCGGCTTGCAGGCCGAGGACGATCGTCGGGCGCAGGAAGGTCTTGGTCGGCGCGCTCGCGCTGAACGGGCGCCCGGTGATCTCGATGACCTCGAGGGCCCGCACGACCCGCCGCACGTTGCTTGCGAGGATGTCGCGTGCTGCCTGCGGATCCTTCGCGGCCAGCTCGCGATGCAGGGCGCCGGAACCCTCGGCCACCGCGCGTTGTTCGAAGTGGGCGCGCACCAGCGGATCCGTCGGCGGGATGTCGAGGACGTCGAGCGCGGCGCGCACGTACAGGCCCGAACCGCCGACGACGATGGGGCGCCGGCCGCGCGCGAGGATGGCGGCGATGTCGGCGCGCGCCCCCTCCTGGAAGCGAGCGATCGTCGCCTCGTCGAGGATGTCGAGCGTGTCGATCTGGTGATGCGGGATGCCCCGACGCTCGTGCGGCGCGAGCTTGGCCGTCCCGACGTCCATGCCGCGGTAGAACTGGGAGGCGTCGGCGTTGACGATCTCGCCGCCGAGACGCTCTGCGAGGTCGAGCGACAGGTCGCTCTTGCCCGTCGCCGTCGGGCCGACGAGCGCGATGACCTCCAAGGGCGCGGGAGTGCCGTTCACGGCATCCATTGTGGCGGATGCGCCGGTCATGAGGCGCCCAGCGTGGCCGCGGCCTGCGTCCGTCGCGTGACGGCGACCAGCCACGCCGCGATGAGCGCCGCCAGAACGACGAGCGCGCCGACGAAGAGGCTCGCGCCCGCCCAGCCGGAGCGGGAGAACGGCAGCCCGACGAGCGCCCCGACGACGGACGAGCCCGTGTAGTAACCGAAAAGGTAGAGGGAACTGGCCTCCGCGCGGTGCTCGTCGGCCATGGCGCTCACCCAACCGCTAGCGCTCGAATGAGCGGCGAAGAACGCGCCCGTGAACACGAGCATGCCGACGAGCACGCCGGGCAACCAGTCGACCCACGCGAGGGCGAGACCGACGAGCATGAACGCGATCGACGCGAGCAGCACCCGGCCGCGGCCGAACCGGTCGGCGAGGCGCCCCGCCCACGCCGACGTCACCGTCCCCGACAGGTACATGACGAACACGAGGCTGACGAGCGCCTGCGGCAGCGCGAACGGCTCGTCGAGCAGACGGAAGCCGAGGATGTTGTAGAGCGACACGAACCCGCCCATGAGCAGGAACGCAATCGCCACGAGCGCCATGACGCGTGCGTTGCGCAGATGCGTCGCGACGTTGTGCATCGATGCTCGAACACCGATCGGTTTGGCCGCGAAGAACCGGCTCGGCGGCGCGAGGCGCACGAAAACGGCCGTGAAGACGAGGGCCACGACGGCTGCCGCCTCCATCGCCCACCGCCAACTGACGACGTCGAGGGCCAGCCCCGCGACGAGGCGCCCCGACAGTCCACCGATCGTCGTGCCCGCGATATAACGGCCCATCGCGGCGCCCAGATCGCGCCCGTCGACCTCCTCCGCGAGGTACGCCATCGCGACGGCCGGCACGCCCGCGAGCGTCAGGCCCTGCAGCGCGCGACCGGCGAGCACGACACCGAGATCGTGCGCGAGCGGGATGAGCAGGCCGATGAGCGCGGAGACCAGAGCCGACGCCGCCATGACACGGATGCGCCCGAACCGCTCCGACAGGATGCTCGCCGGCACGATCGCGAAGGCCAGCACGCCCGTCGTCGCGCTGACGGCGAGCGCCGACGTCGCCGGGGAGACATCGAACTCGCGAGCGAGCTGCGGCAGGACGGCCTGCGCCGAGTACATCGAGATGAACGTCGCCATCCCCGCCGCGAACAGCGCGGTCGTGATCCGGGTGTAGCCGTTGGTGCCGCGCCGATAACCGCGCGGCGCCTGCGGCGTCAGCTGCGCACTCGTGGGAATCCTGCTCCTGTCGTGACGAGATCGTCGGACGAGCCGACGTGGGTGCCTCACGTGCGGCGGCGCGATGGTCAGCGCCGCCGTCGCTGCCGCGCGAGGTTCAGTTCGCGGCGCAGGCTGGCGCCGTCGCGACGGGCATCTGCGGCTGCCCGATCGACGGCATGCCGAGGCTGACGGCGGGCTTCGCGGCGCCGGTCGGCGTACCGTCGGCCGCCGCGTCCTGCAACGCCTGCCAGGCATCACCACCGCGGGTGCGGCGCACGCTGTACGTGCCGCCGTCGAGACCGGAGTCGGCGACGAGGTGGTGCGGCGCGCCGTACGTGACGTCGACCGTCACCATGTCACCGGGGCGCGGGCGCTTGGCACCCTCCGGCACGGCGAAGTGGACGAGACGGTTGTCCCGCGCCCGGCCCGACATGCGGTGCGTCTCGGCGTCCTTGCGGCCCTCGCTCGGCGCGACGAGCACCTCGACGGTGCGCCCCTCCTGCTCGCGGTTGCCCGCCCAGGAGACGCGTTCCTGCAGCTCGATGAGGCGCTCGAAACGCTCCTGGACGACCTCCTTGGGGATCTGGTCGTCCATCGTCGCGGCCGGCGTGCCAGGGCGGATCGAGTACTGGAACGTGAACGCCGAGCTGAAGCGGGAGGCCTCGACGACGTCGAGGGTGCCCTGGAAGTCCTCCTCCGTCTCGCCGGGGAAACCGACGATGATGTCGGTCGTGATCGCCGCGTCCGGCATCTTCTCGCGGACCTTCTCGATGATGCCGAGGAACTTCTTGCTGCGGTAGCTGCGGCGCATGTCCTTGAGCACCTTGTCGCTGCCCGACTGCAGCGGCATGTGCAGGCTCGGCATGACGTTCGGCGTCTCCGCCATCGCGTCGATGACGTCGTCGGTGAACGCCGCGGGGTGCGGGCTCGTGAAACGCACCCGCTCGAGGCCCTCGATCTCGCCGCACGCGCGCAGCAGCTTGCTGAACGCGTGACGGTCGCCGAACTCGACGCCGTAGGTGTTGACGTTCTGCCCGAGCAGCGTGATCTCGACGACGCCCTGCGCGACGAGGGCCTTCACCTCGGCGAGGATCTCACCGGGGCGGCGGTCCTTCTCCTTGCCGCGCAGCGCCGGCACGATGCAGAACGTGCACGTGTTGTTGCAGCCGACGGAGATCGACACCCAGCCGGAATAGGCCGAGTCGCGACGCGTCGGGAGCGTCGAGGGGAAGACCTCGAGGCTCTCGAGGATCTCCACCTGGGCCTCGGCGTTGTGACGGGCACGATCGAGCAGGGCGGGCAGCGAGCCGACGTTGTGCGTACCGAAGACGACGTCGACCCACGGCGCGCGCTCGACGATCGTCGCGCGGTCCTTCTGCGCGAGGCAGCCGCCGACGGCGATCTGCATGCCCGGCGTCGCGTCCTTCGTCGGACGCAGGTGCCCGAGGTTGCCGTAGAGCTTGTTCGCTGCGTTCTCGCGGACGGCGCACGTATTGAACACGACGAGATCGGGGTTCTCGGAGCGCTCCGTCTCCGGAAGCGCCGCGAAGTCGGTGTAACCGGCCTGTTCGAGCAGCCCCGAGATGCGCTCGGAGTCGTGGACATTCATCTGGCACCCGTGGGTGCGCACCTCATACGTCTTAGCCATGGCCATCCAAGTCTACGCCGGTCGGCGTGGTCGAGTTCCGGGGCGCTACGGGGCCTGATTCGTGCTCGCTCATGACGCTTCCTCCTGCACCTGCCGGATGACGGACCACACGAGCTCGCCCGAGTAGCCCTTGCGAGCGAGCAGCCCGGCGAGGCGGCGCGTCTGCGTCGGCTCGTCAAGCCGGCTCATCGTCACCATCTTCTTGCGCGCCAGGACGAGAGCTTGCTCGCGTTCGACATCGTCGTCGACCTGTTCGAGCGCGACGGTCGCGACGTCGTCGTCGATGCCCTTGCGCTTGAGCTCCTGACGCAGCGCGCGACGGGCGAGCCCCCGGGAGGCGAGCTTCGAACGCACGAGCATGGCGGCATAGGCCTCGTCGTCGACGAGCCCGATGTCCTCCATGCGGTCGAGGACGACGTCGATGACGTCCTCGCTCACCTCCTTCTCACGCAGCTTGTCGGCGAGCTGCGAGCGGCTGCGCGGCATCGCCGTGAGCTGCGTGAGGACGATCTCGCGCGCGTACCCGATCGGGTCCTTCTCGCGCTCAGATGCCTCGGCTTCCCGTCGCGCCGCTGCCCGCTTCTCGCGCCGCTCGGCTTTCTCGGCCCACGTCAGCTGCTTCTTGGCCTTGCGATTGGCGCCTGAGCGCGCGCCTACGCCCGAGGACGAGGCGCCGAAGGACGACGTACCGAACGATGATTGGCCGAACCCGGACGACGAACCGCCCCGACCCTGGCGCCGGCGCCCGGCGCGGCCGGGCCGGGCGCTGGCGTTGTCGCCGTCACCACTGTCGTCACCGGCGAAGCGGCTTTCGTGGCCCGCCGAGCCGAAGGGACGAGCGACTCCGGCGGCAGGGTCGCCGGTCGACAAGCCGCGCGCCGTGGCCGGTCGCTCGTCGCCCCACGTCTGTGACGCGGCGAGGCTCGCCTCGCCGACGTCGACGGGGTCGACGAAGTCGGGCAGCCCCAGAGACTGCCTGACGTCGTCAGGTCGTGAAGGCATGTGTCGCGCTCACCGTCTCCCACACGCGGCGACGTCGATCCCCGGTCGGAGCGGGGGCGTCACCGCCGCGTCGTGGCGTCGATCAGAAGTCGACCATGACCTCGGCGTCGATGGGCGCGTCCGGGTCGAGGCCCTCGAGCACCGCGTCGTCGTCCGGGATGATGCCGAGCTTCTTCTTGATCTTGAGCTCGAGTTCATCGGTGAGCTGCGGGTTGTCCTTGAGGAAGGTGCGGGCGTTCTCCTTGCCTTGCCCCAACTGGTCGCCCTCGTACGTGTACCAGGCACCCGACTTGCGGACGAAGCCCTGCTCGACACCCATGTCGATGAGGCCACCCTCGCGCGAGATGCCCTGGCCGTAGAGGATGTCGAACTCCGCCTGCTTGAACGGCGGCGCCACCTTGTTCTTCACGATCTTGGCGCGAGTGCGGTTGCCGACCGGCTCCGAACCGTCCTTGAGCGTCTCGATGCGGCGCACGTCGATGCGGACGGACGCGTAGAACTTGAGGGCCTTACCACCGGTCGTCGTCTCCGGGGAGCCGAACATGACACCGATCTTCTCGCGCAGCTGGTTGATGAAGATCGCCGTCGTGCCGGTCGAGTTGAGCGCACCGGTGATCTTGCGCAGCGCCTGCGACATGAGGCGCGCCTGCAGACCGACGTGGCTGTCACCCATCTCGCCCTCGATCTCGGCCCGGGGCACGAGCGCAGCGACCGAGTCGATGACGATGATGTCGAGCGAACCGGAACGGATCAGCATGTCCGCGATCTCGAGCGCCTGCTCACCCGTGTCGGGCTGGCTGACGAGCAGCGAGTCGGTGTCGACACCGAGCTTGCGGGCGTACTCCGGGTCGAGCGCGTGCTCGGCGTCGATGAAGGCCGCGATGCCGCCGGCCTTCTGCGCGTTGGCGACGGCGTGGAGCGCGACCGTCGTCTTACCCGAAGATTCCGGGCCGTAGATCTCGACGACACGGCCACGGGGCAGGCCACCGATGCCGAGCGCGACGTCGAGCGCGATCGAGCTGGTGGGGATGACCTCGATCGGAGGACGCACGTCCTCGCCGAGGCGCATGATCGAGCCCTTGCCGTGGGCCTTCTCGATCTGAGCCATCACGGTGTCGAGCGACTTGATCTTGTCGCCCGATGCTGACGGGTTGGGGGTGGTGGGTGCCTTGGCCATGGCCGTTCTCCTTCGAAATCGTGGGTGGTCGCGCCTACCGGCGATCGACGAGGAGGCCGACGTGCTGGGTGACCTCGTGTCGAATCAGACGCTAGATGCGACCACCGACAACACCGGAATCACGGGCCACGCACGCTGTGGAGAAGGGTTCCCCGGCGTCGCATCTGTGGACCACATTACACGAAATAGAACACGCGTTCGAACATCGTCGCGTGGCGTGTCCGCGTGCGGTCGACGAGCCACCTCAGACCCGCGACGGCGGCACCCGCCATCCTCGTTCCGCTCACCCCTACCCACTGCCGGGACGACCCGCCCGGCTCATCGGAACCGAGACGGCCTCACTCGAACGGGTGGTCGATGACGGGCCGGTCGCGGCCCAGGCGGCGCTCTTCGGGGATGTCGAAGGCGTCGCACACGGCCAGCCAGACCCGTCGGGCGGGGACGCCGGCCGCGAGCGCCTCGTTCGCGGTGCGCCCGTCGAGCGCGCCGAAGACGTGGCTGCTCGCCACCATCGAGCCGTAGGCGTCGCCGAACTCGTCTGCCATGAGGCGGTTGAACTCACTCTCTCGCACCCCGCCACCCTCGCCCACGGGCCACTGCGGGGGCAACCTGACGGGGCGGAAACCGCGAAACGACGGGTTGTCGGCGCCGCGTGGCACGCTTGGGCGCATGAACAGCCCTGTCGTCGAACGTTTCTGGCCGGCCACCCGTGAGTGGTTCACGGGCACGTTCGGCGCACCCACCCCCGCTCAGGAGGGCGCGTGGGAAGCGATCAGTGAGGGGCAGCACACGCTCGTCGTCGCCCCGACCGGTTCGGGCAAGACCCTGAGCGCCTTCCTGTGGGGGCTCGACCAGGTCATGCACGCCGGCGACGACGCGCAGCCCGACGTCGACCACCGCTGCCGGGTCCTGTACGTCTCGCCGATGAAGGCCCTCGCCGTCGACGTCGAACGCAACCTGCGCTCCCCCCTCGTCGGCATCCGTCACGCGGCGACGCGCCTCGGCCTGAGCGAGCCCGAGGTCTCGGTGGCGGTGCGTTCCGGCGACACGACTCCGAAGCAGCGGCGCGACTTCGCGAGCAAGGGCGCCGATGTCCTCATCACGACCCCGGAGTCGCTGTTTCTGCTTCTGACGAGCAACGCGCGCGAGCGGCTGAAGGGCGTGCAGTACGTCATCATCGACGAGATCCACGCCGTCGCGGGCACCAAGCGTGGCGCGCACCTCGCCGTCACGCTCGAACGCCTCGACGAGTTGCTCGACTCCCCCGCGCAGCGCATCGGCCTGTCGGCCACCGTCCGCCCGATCAGCGAGGTCGAGCGCTATCTCGCCGGCGGGCGCCCCGTCACGACGGTCGCGCCGCCGATCACGAAGACGTGGGAGCTCGACGTCGTCGTCCCCGTCGAGGACATGGCAGACCTCGCCTCCAGCCCGCGGGACGACGACGCCTCGTTCGACGATCACGCCCCGGAGCGGACGGCGTCGATCTGGCCCCACGTCGAGGAACGCATCGTCGACCTCATCGCCGCGCACACCTCGACGCTCGTGTTCGCCAACTCGCGGCGACTCGCCGAGCGTCTGACGGCACGCCTCAACGAGATCTGGGCCGAGCGCCTCGACGCCGCGGCGCAGGCGGAAGCGCTCGGCAGCTCAGCCGGGGCAGACGACATCGACCTCGACGAGGCCGATCTGAACGACGACGACGCGATCGACGCAGACGCGGACAAGCCAGCGCAGGCATCGTCGAGCTCCCTCGTCGACCCGTGGGCCACAGGCCCCGTCGGCGACGCCATGACCGGCGCTGCCCGGGCTGACGAGGCTCGCGCCGGAGATGGCCGGGCAACCCGCGACGAGGTCATGCCTGGGTATGACGCGCGCGCCTCGACCCCACCTGCGGCGCTCATCGGCGGTGCCGGGACGTCGGCGGGCACGCCGGCCGTCATCGCGCGCGCTCACCACGGGTCGGTGAGCAAGGACGTGCGGGCGGAGATCGAGGGCCAGCTCAAGGCGGGGCGCCTGCCCGCCGTCGTCGCGACGAGTTCGTTGGAACTCGGCATCGACATGGGCGCGATCGATCTCGTCGTACAGGTCGAATCGCCACCGAGCGTGGCGAGCGGGCTGCAGCGCATCGGCCGTGCGGGTCACCAGGTCGGGGCGACGAGCCACGGTGTGCTCTTCCCCAAGTACCGCGGCGATCTGCTGAGCGCCGCCGTCGTCGTCGACCGCATGCGGCGCGGCCTCATCGAGTCGATCGCGGTTCCGGCCAACCCCCTCGACGTTCTCGCGCAACAGGTTGTCGCGATGGTTGCGATGGACGAGTGGCGTCGCGATGACCTCGAACGGGTGCTGCGTCGCGCGGCGTCGTTCGCGGGTCTGACGGGCAGCGTCCTCGACTCCGTCCTCGACATGCTGTCGGGGCTGTACCCGAGCGACACCTTCCGTGAGCTGCGCGCCCGCATCGTCTGGGATCGCAGCGACGACGTGCTGCGCTCGCGCCCCGGCGCGCAACGACTGGCCGTCACCTCCGGCGGCACCATCCCCGACCGCGGCCTGTACGGCGTCTTCCTCGCGGGCGGCGACGGGCCGGGGCGCCGCGTCGGCGAACTCGACGAGGAGATGGTCTACGAGAGCCGCGTCGGAGATGTGTTCACCCTC
This region of Dermacoccus nishinomiyaensis genomic DNA includes:
- a CDS encoding regulatory protein RecX — encoded protein: MPSRPDDVRQSLGLPDFVDPVDVGEASLAASQTWGDERPATARGLSTGDPAAGVARPFGSAGHESRFAGDDSGDGDNASARPGRAGRRRQGRGGSSSGFGQSSFGTSSFGASSSGVGARSGANRKAKKQLTWAEKAERREKRAAARREAEASEREKDPIGYAREIVLTQLTAMPRSRSQLADKLREKEVSEDVIDVVLDRMEDIGLVDDEAYAAMLVRSKLASRGLARRALRQELKRKGIDDDVATVALEQVDDDVEREQALVLARKKMVTMSRLDEPTQTRRLAGLLARKGYSGELVWSVIRQVQEEAS
- a CDS encoding class I SAM-dependent methyltransferase; this translates as MNDHYFSAEPASADERRTLTLRLADRAVSMTTAPGVFCPDRLDAGTAVLLNHAPTPPPSGTFLDVGCGWGPITTTLALRSPSAQVWGVDVNRRALDLCADNVAAQGCSNVTVAQPSQVPDDVRFDLIWSNPPIRVGKKVLHELLLTWLPRLVVGGHAFLVVQRNLGSDSLQKWLAEQLGSSYAIERLTSVKGFRILAIERLDDGGPLPLPASDDVTRSSDA
- the hflX gene encoding GTPase HflX, yielding MNRTATNDDLRREDPALNERNPADFLSRRAQALADSDDASPTYDERGFVVDAYDGDQFEREERAALRRVHGLSTELEDVSEVEYRQLRLEKVVLAGVWSEGSAEDAENSLRELAALAETAGSEVLAGVVQRRLRPDPGTWLGKGKAEELKEIVIAEGADTVIADGELAPSQRRALEDVVKVKVIDRTALILDIFAQHAKSKEGKAQVELAQMQYLLPRLRGWGESMSRQAGGQAAGGQGMGSRGPGETKIELDRRRINTRMAKLRREIAEMKTTRDTKRSGRRHNNVPSVAIAGYTNAGKSSILNRLTNAGVLVQNQLFATLDPTVRRAETADGRAYTLADTVGFVRDLPHQLVEAFRSTLEEVADADLLLHVVDGSHPDPESQISAVREVLADVDASDVKEIIVINKADVADPDVIDRLMRHEKYAIAVSARTGAGLPELLQLIADELPKPERRVDVLLPYERGDLLSRLHADAEVLSIEHRGEGTYVHAKVMPELEGELQAYLTNA
- the miaB gene encoding tRNA (N6-isopentenyl adenosine(37)-C2)-methylthiotransferase MiaB produces the protein MAMAKTYEVRTHGCQMNVHDSERISGLLEQAGYTDFAALPETERSENPDLVVFNTCAVRENAANKLYGNLGHLRPTKDATPGMQIAVGGCLAQKDRATIVERAPWVDVVFGTHNVGSLPALLDRARHNAEAQVEILESLEVFPSTLPTRRDSAYSGWVSISVGCNNTCTFCIVPALRGKEKDRRPGEILAEVKALVAQGVVEITLLGQNVNTYGVEFGDRHAFSKLLRACGEIEGLERVRFTSPHPAAFTDDVIDAMAETPNVMPSLHMPLQSGSDKVLKDMRRSYRSKKFLGIIEKVREKMPDAAITTDIIVGFPGETEEDFQGTLDVVEASRFSSAFTFQYSIRPGTPAATMDDQIPKEVVQERFERLIELQERVSWAGNREQEGRTVEVLVAPSEGRKDAETHRMSGRARDNRLVHFAVPEGAKRPRPGDMVTVDVTYGAPHHLVADSGLDGGTYSVRRTRGGDAWQALQDAAADGTPTGAAKPAVSLGMPSIGQPQMPVATAPACAAN
- the miaA gene encoding tRNA (adenosine(37)-N6)-dimethylallyltransferase MiaA — its product is MDAVNGTPAPLEVIALVGPTATGKSDLSLDLAERLGGEIVNADASQFYRGMDVGTAKLAPHERRGIPHHQIDTLDILDEATIARFQEGARADIAAILARGRRPIVVGGSGLYVRAALDVLDIPPTDPLVRAHFEQRAVAEGSGALHRELAAKDPQAARDILASNVRRVVRALEVIEITGRPFSASAPTKTFLRPTIVLGLQADPDVLVARIERRVDLMWAAGMLDEVRALDARGLRQGRTASRAIGYSQALRQLDGDLDEAAAKAETAIATRQFARRQRAWFRPDPRPVWLPFDAPDLLGRTLAEIVAYAPERHGAVAKPDADAV
- a CDS encoding DUF3046 domain-containing protein; translation: MRESEFNRLMADEFGDAYGSMVASSHVFGALDGRTANEALAAGVPARRVWLAVCDAFDIPEERRLGRDRPVIDHPFE
- the recA gene encoding recombinase RecA; translated protein: MAQIEKAHGKGSIMRLGEDVRPPIEVIPTSSIALDVALGIGGLPRGRVVEIYGPESSGKTTVALHAVANAQKAGGIAAFIDAEHALDPEYARKLGVDTDSLLVSQPDTGEQALEIADMLIRSGSLDIIVIDSVAALVPRAEIEGEMGDSHVGLQARLMSQALRKITGALNSTGTTAIFINQLREKIGVMFGSPETTTGGKALKFYASVRIDVRRIETLKDGSEPVGNRTRAKIVKNKVAPPFKQAEFDILYGQGISREGGLIDMGVEQGFVRKSGAWYTYEGDQLGQGKENARTFLKDNPQLTDELELKIKKKLGIIPDDDAVLEGLDPDAPIDAEVMVDF
- a CDS encoding MFS transporter; this translates as MRHPRRLVRRSRHDRSRIPTSAQLTPQAPRGYRRGTNGYTRITTALFAAGMATFISMYSAQAVLPQLAREFDVSPATSALAVSATTGVLAFAIVPASILSERFGRIRVMAASALVSALIGLLIPLAHDLGVVLAGRALQGLTLAGVPAVAMAYLAEEVDGRDLGAAMGRYIAGTTIGGLSGRLVAGLALDVVSWRWAMEAAAVVALVFTAVFVRLAPPSRFFAAKPIGVRASMHNVATHLRNARVMALVAIAFLLMGGFVSLYNILGFRLLDEPFALPQALVSLVFVMYLSGTVTSAWAGRLADRFGRGRVLLASIAFMLVGLALAWVDWLPGVLVGMLVFTGAFFAAHSSASGWVSAMADEHRAEASSLYLFGYYTGSSVVGALVGLPFSRSGWAGASLFVGALVVLAALIAAWLVAVTRRTQAAATLGAS
- the dapF gene encoding diaminopimelate epimerase gives rise to the protein MTRIHFTKGHGTQNDFVLVPDESGELDLTPEQVAYLCHRHAGIGADGVIRVVRTANVPEVAHLAPQATWFMDYRNADGSLAEMCGNGTRVFAEYLRSRGLVSGDEGAPFVIATRAGLKEMVAVPHGWAVDLGQWRLARAEEAERRGMDSVVQVHGSPDPLPALSLDLGNPHTVVALPPSVHLSALDLSDAPHIDPHPEQGSNVEFVHAIEHAHIGMRVHERGSGETRSCGTGAAAAALATWWWGGQPADQVDWRVDVLGGTLGVHIKGTEVALSGPAVLVADGEIDLSQL